The following is a genomic window from Rhodobium gokarnense.
GTGTCGCATTCGACGAGCACCGTGAGCGGCTTTGCCGCGCCGGCGAAGGTCTCGGCATAGCCGGCGACGGCCTCGGCACTGTCGGCGACGACGGCGAGCGTGACGCGCTCGTTCAGCGCCTTCAGGCGCTTCAGCTTGGCGGCGCCGAGGATGTTGAAGGTAAGGAGGATGTCCGTCAGGCCCGCATCGGCCATGACCTCGGCCTCGCCGAGCTTCTGGCAGGTGATGCCGCAGGCCCCGAGCTCGACCTGGCGCGCGGCCAGGCTGGGCAGCTTGTGGGTCTTGATGTGCGGCCGAAGCGTCAGGCCGTGGGCATCGGCATAGTCCTGCGCCCGGCGCAGATTTTCCTCCACGCGGTCGCGGTAGATCAGGACAGCCGGCGTCTCGATGTCGTCCAGTGTCACGTCAGATATCTCCTAGTCGCCTACCGGCCGGCCGGGATCGCTCATGTTGAGGCCGGACAGGCTGATGCGGATCCGGCGCAGCCCTTCCAGCACGCTCGGGCCGATCAGTTCGGCGGTCGTCATGGCGATCAGGTCGATGATGAACAGCAGCGCGTAGCGGCCGGATGTCGGTTTGAAGAGCTGCGTGTCCGGGGCGATGATGAACGGAAGGGCGACATCCGCCTCCTTCGCCAGGTCCGACTCGGGACTGGTGATGGCGACCGTGCGCGCGCCATATTGGCGGGCGATGCCGACGGATTCGATCACCGAATTGGCCTGGCCCGAGGCGGAAATCGCAAAGACGAGGGAGTGCTTGTCGCAGACCGCCGCCGACATGCGCTGCATCTGCCCGTCGGTGTGGCTGACGATGGACAGCCCGAGCCGGAACAGCCGGTTCTGCATCTCCACCGCGCCCATGGAGGACACGCCGCCCGACCCGTAGGCG
Proteins encoded in this region:
- a CDS encoding MurR/RpiR family transcriptional regulator translates to MTTGDIVNRLRICAADGSKAEKRLAEIILADISYASQAPIADIALRAGVSEPTVTRFCRALGCEGVRDFKFQLAQVLAIGGLYLFPEPLVRDERDARVLDAVTDGATAAMQRVRDVIDMSVVNAVAEMAVNAKHICAYGSGGVSSMGAVEMQNRLFRLGLSIVSHTDGQMQRMSAAVCDKHSLVFAISASGQANSVIESVGIARQYGARTVAITSPESDLAKEADVALPFIIAPDTQLFKPTSGRYALLFIIDLIAMTTAELIGPSVLEGLRRIRISLSGLNMSDPGRPVGD